The following proteins are co-located in the Deltaproteobacteria bacterium genome:
- a CDS encoding nucleoside kinase produces MTELLTVTVNGTTLRVAPSTTIAQMLQQTPHPGPAPAIGAVVDNRMSGLNRAIRHNANLTSIDATTREGMEIYRRTANMIFFAALAEFDPRAKVEIGQSFDEGYYFDTLGFEPTPQVVNQLETLMREIVAAAIPLDPLWIPIEEAMQIFERADRQVRVLLLRQMRRSEVPVLTIRQYTGYVHGPVAPNTGMIEQFKLHPHEGGLILEFPNQQGQLAGVIQPRPKLMALYRERKRWNQLLKVDNVAQLNEAGKHGHMSDVIKITEALHEKKIAAIADQVAAHPEARFVFIAGPSSSGKTTFTKRLAVHLQVNGITPVQLSLDNYYVDREDSPTHPNGTYNFESIEALDLPLLHDHLRRLAAGEVVETPIYSFPRGRRIGKTRRMQLEPGQIGLVEGIHGLNDRLSASIPRRQKFKIYVSALTQLCIDDHNRIFTSDSRLLRRMVRDRQFRGTAAADTIIGWPSVRQGESENIFPFQEEADAMFDSALCYEQAVLKPYIERYLTEVPMESPAYVEALRLFRFIDLFIPVLADEIPHTSILREFIGRSSFRY; encoded by the coding sequence TGACTGAACTGCTCACGGTGACCGTCAACGGCACCACGCTCCGCGTCGCCCCCAGCACCACGATCGCCCAGATGCTCCAACAGACCCCGCACCCCGGACCCGCGCCCGCGATCGGCGCCGTGGTCGACAATCGGATGAGCGGCCTCAATCGCGCGATCCGTCACAACGCCAATCTCACCAGCATCGACGCCACGACGCGCGAGGGAATGGAAATCTATCGCCGCACCGCCAACATGATCTTCTTCGCGGCGCTGGCGGAATTCGACCCGAGAGCCAAAGTGGAAATCGGTCAATCGTTCGACGAAGGCTACTATTTCGACACGCTCGGCTTCGAACCGACGCCGCAGGTCGTCAACCAATTGGAAACGCTGATGCGCGAGATTGTCGCGGCGGCCATCCCGCTCGATCCGCTCTGGATCCCGATCGAAGAAGCGATGCAGATCTTCGAGCGCGCCGATCGTCAAGTCCGCGTGTTGCTGTTGCGCCAAATGCGTCGTTCTGAAGTGCCCGTCCTCACGATTCGGCAATACACTGGTTACGTGCACGGCCCGGTCGCGCCGAACACCGGGATGATCGAACAATTCAAGCTCCATCCCCACGAAGGCGGACTGATCCTCGAATTCCCGAACCAACAGGGCCAGCTCGCCGGAGTCATTCAACCGCGTCCCAAACTGATGGCGTTGTATCGCGAACGAAAGCGCTGGAATCAACTGCTGAAGGTCGACAACGTGGCCCAATTGAACGAAGCGGGGAAGCACGGCCACATGAGCGACGTGATCAAGATCACCGAGGCATTGCACGAAAAGAAAATTGCGGCCATCGCCGATCAAGTCGCGGCGCATCCGGAAGCGCGGTTTGTCTTCATCGCCGGGCCATCGTCGTCGGGCAAGACGACGTTTACGAAGCGGCTCGCCGTCCATCTGCAAGTGAACGGGATCACGCCAGTGCAACTCTCGCTCGACAACTATTACGTCGACCGCGAAGACTCGCCGACTCATCCGAACGGCACATATAACTTCGAATCGATCGAGGCCCTCGATTTACCGTTGCTGCACGACCACCTCCGCCGTCTCGCGGCGGGCGAAGTGGTGGAAACGCCGATTTATTCGTTTCCGCGCGGCCGCCGGATCGGCAAGACACGCCGCATGCAACTGGAACCGGGACAGATCGGACTCGTCGAAGGAATTCACGGCTTGAACGATCGCCTCTCGGCCTCCATTCCACGCCGGCAAAAATTCAAGATCTACGTCTCCGCGCTCACCCAACTCTGCATCGACGACCACAACCGAATCTTCACGTCGGACAGTCGGCTGTTGCGCCGCATGGTGCGCGACCGCCAATTTCGCGGCACTGCGGCCGCCGACACGATCATCGGCTGGCCCAGCGTCCGCCAAGGCGAATCGGAAAACATCTTCCCGTTCCAAGAAGAGGCCGACGCGATGTTCGACTCGGCGCTCTGCTACGAACAAGCCGTGCTGAAACCGTACATCGAACGCTATTTAACCGAAGTCCCGATGGAGAGCCCGGCGTATGTCGAGGCGCTGCGGCTGTTCCGTTTCATCGACCTCTTCATCCCCGTGCTCGCCGACGAAATCCCCCACACCTCGATCCTCCGCGAATTCATCGGCCGCAGCTCGTTCCGGTATTAG